From Pelmatolapia mariae isolate MD_Pm_ZW linkage group LG1, Pm_UMD_F_2, whole genome shotgun sequence, one genomic window encodes:
- the LOC134627054 gene encoding WASP homolog-associated protein with actin, membranes and microtubules, translating into MNSIECERLDSLEGWVAVKSNIFEEDEAFKLGFIVQWNVIECKFAVTCHNRTLQRQKRKSEPAADDPQMSWAGLFSVSDLKHVHQQFTCVADVLGGCFPDLTEFEEGNIWDLLFLNRRSGPDNDEERDYDTPCRKLEKYFSTAIDLCGRKIVLDTLFAQDDRDVEEYFENLQEFKKKSLQEEMSRAKGHLRQLLQSHSGADRMVMLLSIYEEEDEAYQDLATVATTFFQYLLQPFRDMRELACLYKMDILKSLEFEELGPKRIAALEKEAEEWRKKAEDAVASIQDITVTYFAQTSKALAGVVKQMEQDKCRFGPAAWASAAPRLEKLRFLLAKETLQHMRATEMCLSRKKDSIKERLENLSVRAQGQRADLRSAFEDGQKQDTVDQLELQFYETQLELYDAKFEILKNEEQLLVAQIDTLRRQIKELKEEVVYYDVCEDPEELQSMVHTGIHQADPPAVSQLKRRLQTLETKRGNICARRAYLRNKKDQCTDAHEQKHLAAKQSSIVFNQHHQVHLKREKKKEEEQRRKEWVDKEREKTLSRLRSFREKRPGQYILKAPQSRPSPSSPESLCPSQPMSIISLSPAPSSEGPPPSIRPAPRRKKPAKKQQLKDIPVQIYAAPPPPTAIPPPPTAPPPPPPPPPPPPPPPLLPPPRVLPSSEDAPMPLSEKEGPPFPAKNTLKQNIGTMDEVLASLQRGQIKLRKVPAASTPSPTGDARSSLMSAIRQGVTLKKVVPARAEVPSGGDNELERSIKAAMMRMKKVAADSDEDDRGDEEGRSADWDN; encoded by the exons ATGAACAGCATAGAGTGTGAGCGACTAGACAGTCTGGAGGGGTGGGTGGCCGTTAAAAGCAACATATTTGAGGAAGATGAGGCGTTTAAACTGGGCTTCATCGTACAGTGGAACGTGATCGAGTGTAAGTTCGCCGTCACCTGCCACAACCGGACGttacagcggcagaagcgcaaATCCGAGCCTGCTGCCGACGACCCTCAGATGAGCTGGGCAGGACTCTTCTCCGTCAGCGATCTGAAGCACGTCCACCAGCAGTTCACCTGCGTGGCCGACGTCCTGGGAGGCTGCTTCCCGGATTTGACGGAGTTTGAAGAGGGCAACATTTGGGACTTGCTCTTCCTGAATAGGAGATCAGGTCCAGACAATGACGAGGAGAGGGACTATGACACCCCGTGTAGGAAACTCGAGAAGTATTTCAGCACCGCTATTGACCTCTGCGGACGGAAGATCGTTCTCGACACCTTGTTCGCACAGGATGACCGAGATGTCGAGGAGTACTTTGAGAATTTACAGGAGTTCAAAAAGAAAAGCCTGCAGGAGGAGATGTCAAGGGCCAAGGGTCACCTGAGACAG CTGCTACAAAGTCACAGCGGTGCTGACAGGATGGTCATGCTGCTCAGCATCTACGAGGAAGAAGACGAGGCCTACCAGGACCTGGCGACTGTCGCCACGACTTTCTTCCAGTACCTGCTGCAGCCTTTCAGGGACATGAGAGAGCTGGCCTGCCTTTACAAGATGGACATCCTT AAGTCTTTGGAGTTTGAGGAACTGGGTCCTAAGAGAATTGCAGCTCTGGAAAAGGAGGCGGAGGAGTGGAGAAAAAAAGCAGAGGATGCAGTCGCCTCGATTCAGGACATCACTGTCACCTACTTTGCACAGACTTCAAAGGCTCTGGCTG GTGTGGTGAAACAGATGGAGCAGGATAAGTGTCGTTTTGGACCCGCTGCCTGGGCGTCAGCGGCTCCCAGGCTGGAGAAACTCCGCTTCCTATTGGCCAAAGAAACCCTGCAGCACATGAGAGCCACCGAGATGTGCCTCAGCCGCAAGAAAGACAGCATCAAGGAGAGG CTGGAGAACCTCTCTGTGAGAGCCCAAGGCCAGAGGGCCGATTTAAGGTCTGCGTTTGAGGACGGCCAGAAGCAGGACACTGTGGACCAGCTGGAACTGCAGTTCTACGAAACCCAGCTAGAACTCTACGACGCCAAGTTTGAAATCCTGAAAAATGAAGAGCAGCTCCTGGTAGCTCAGATAGACACCCTGAGAAGACAGATTAAAG AGCtgaaggaggaggtggtgtacTACGATGTGTGCGAGGATCCGGAGGAGCTGCAGAGCATGGTCCACACAGGTATTCATCAAGCAGACCCTCCAGCTGTCAGTCAGCTCAAAAGACGCCTACAGACCCTGGAAACCAAGAGGGGCAACATCTGTGCCCGCCGAGCTTACCTGCGTAACAAAAAG GATCAGTGCACGGATGCACATGAGCAGAAGCACCTGGCGGCAAAACAGAGCTCCATAGTCTTCAACCAGCATCACCAGGTCCACCTG AAAcgagagaagaagaaggaggaggagcagaggaggaaagAGTGGGTGGACAAGGAGCGGGAGAAAACTCTGAGCCGATTACGATCCTTCAGAGAG aagcGACCGGGCCAGTACATCCTGAAAGCGCCCCAGTCCAGGCCTTCGCCGTCTTCTCCAGAAAGCCTGTGCCCCTCGCAGCCGATGTCCATCATCAGCCTCAGCCCCGCTCCCTCTTCTGAAGGACCCCCTCCCTCCATCCGACCCGCACCAAGGCGCAAGAAACCAGCCAAAAAGCAGCAGCTGAAAGACATCCCTGTCCAAATCTACGCTGCGCCTCCTCCTCCAACAGCCATCCCCCCTCCACCAACAGccccaccccctcctcctcctcctcctcctccgccacCACCTCCGCCACTGCTGCCTCCCCCCCGAGTGCTGCCCTCATCAGAGGATGCCCCGATGCCTCTGAGTGAAAAAGAGGGCCCTCCTTTTCCAGCCAAGAACACGCTCAAACAAAATATAG GAACCATGGACGAAGTGTTGGCTTCACTACAGCGTGGACAGATTAAGCTTCGAAAGGTCCCCGCGGCCAGCACGCCGAGCCCCACTGGGGACGCAAGGAGCAGTCTGATGTCTGCCATCCGACAGGGAGTCACCCTGAAGAAG GTGGTTCCTGCACGAGCAGAAGTCCCGAGCGGCGGAGACAACGAGCTGGAGCGCAGCATCAAGGCCGCCATGATGAGGATGAAGAAGGTGGCGGCTGATTCGGATGAGGACGACAGAGGGGACGAAGAGGGACGCAGTGCAGACTGGGATAACTGA